A single Altererythrobacter sp. BO-6 DNA region contains:
- a CDS encoding oxidoreductase family protein, protein MHIGIPVRARDIDVAWMEAALADHLNGTRIERVEAKRLAEPGQLSEAIDIVVNYDDVSCALPTRYIAKLGSNDPEVIALTQFFGLYRREVAFYQTYHDIGLPKPRCFYSYCSNDHSKMVLLLEHLAPARSPSWRPSLAEIEIALSYLPAFHAKWWNAPGLKEQACLIPAKDKILADSFAAAAVGADEVMATVGDDAENAVACVVAVSKKIEKWQAYVDSRDYTIVHSDYHGKQMFMPSAEGGNFSVIDWQYPYVAEGPWDLARLLGTCLPSSDWEKHGERLIDAYYQGLRENGVTGYSKEDVLDGIRIGLVVSSMLSCIATVSTDPTIVSKECEALGLDWKDVWFRRHNRMIVDLDAEALVRSI, encoded by the coding sequence GGATAGAGCGCGTTGAAGCCAAGCGTTTGGCCGAACCAGGACAACTGTCTGAAGCAATCGACATTGTCGTCAACTATGATGATGTGTCATGTGCTCTCCCGACGCGCTATATAGCAAAACTGGGAAGCAACGATCCCGAAGTCATCGCTTTGACCCAGTTTTTCGGCCTCTATCGCCGTGAAGTCGCATTTTACCAAACCTATCACGACATAGGTCTTCCGAAGCCAAGGTGCTTCTACAGCTATTGCTCAAACGACCATTCGAAAATGGTCCTTTTGCTTGAGCATTTGGCACCTGCACGCAGTCCATCGTGGCGCCCCTCTCTTGCTGAAATCGAAATTGCCCTGAGCTACCTGCCCGCATTCCATGCCAAATGGTGGAATGCGCCGGGCCTCAAGGAACAAGCGTGTCTTATCCCCGCTAAGGACAAAATACTTGCCGACAGCTTTGCTGCGGCCGCAGTTGGCGCCGACGAAGTAATGGCAACAGTTGGTGACGATGCGGAAAACGCGGTAGCCTGCGTTGTCGCCGTGTCGAAGAAAATCGAAAAGTGGCAAGCCTATGTTGACTCCAGAGACTATACGATCGTCCACTCGGACTATCATGGGAAGCAAATGTTTATGCCTTCAGCTGAAGGCGGCAATTTCTCCGTTATCGATTGGCAGTACCCATATGTCGCCGAGGGGCCATGGGACTTGGCTCGCTTGTTGGGCACATGCCTTCCCAGTTCGGATTGGGAGAAACATGGTGAGCGGCTCATAGATGCTTACTACCAGGGCCTCAGAGAGAATGGCGTGACTGGCTATTCCAAGGAGGATGTACTCGATGGAATCAGAATAGGCTTGGTCGTAAGTTCGATGCTTAGTTGCATCGCCACTGTGTCTACCGACCCGACCATCGTTTCGAAGGAATGCGAGGCACTCGGACTAGACTGGAAAGACGTTTGGTTCAGGCGTCACAATCGTATGATCGTCGATCTCGATGCTGAAGCACTAGTCCGAAGCATCTGA
- a CDS encoding GFA family protein, which yields MCSCELCQRRTGAPVHIGAWFPIENVKIEGVTTAFTRTTGDMGMEATFHFCPVCGTSLWWGGRSTGFLAGKIGIAGGCFADKDFPPPTHAFYDKRRHSWINPPEETQCFQEVPPPEVMAEFMK from the coding sequence ATGTGCTCTTGCGAATTATGTCAGAGGCGCACCGGCGCGCCAGTCCATATCGGAGCCTGGTTTCCTATCGAGAACGTAAAGATCGAAGGCGTGACCACTGCCTTTACCCGCACGACAGGCGATATGGGCATGGAGGCGACTTTCCACTTTTGCCCAGTCTGCGGAACTTCGCTGTGGTGGGGTGGTCGGAGCACAGGCTTCCTGGCAGGCAAGATCGGCATCGCCGGTGGCTGTTTTGCAGACAAGGACTTCCCGCCTCCCACGCACGCTTTCTATGACAAACGCAGGCACTCCTGGATCAACCCGCCCGAAGAGACCCAATGTTTTCAGGAAGTCCCGCCACCAGAAGTCATGGCCGAATTCATGAAGTAA